From a region of the Leptospira kmetyi serovar Malaysia str. Bejo-Iso9 genome:
- the thiC gene encoding phosphomethylpyrimidine synthase ThiC, with amino-acid sequence MEPTQEFQVPLKTIRLTDGTEYKSYHTEGALSDKSPSDYKNGIAPLRKEWIQKRLDRGDTNHSQMYYAKKGIITEEMRYVAIRENMNPQFVRSEIASGRAILPSNRNHPELEPMIIGKNFLVKINANIGNSALGSSIEEEVEKLHWSVKWGADTVMDLSTGKNIHETREWILRNSPVPIGTVPIYQALEKVKGKAENLNIQVFLETLEEQAEQGVDYFTIHAGVLLRYIPFTANRVTGIVSRGGSILAKWCLAHHKENFLYTHFDEILKVMKKYGVSFSLGDGLRPGSIADANDKAQFGELETLGELTSRAWEEDIQVMIEGPGHVPMHLIKENVDLQMKLCKEAPFYTLGPLVTDIAPGYDHITSAIGAAMIGWFGTAMLCYVTPKEHLGLPDKEDVKQGVIAYKIAAHAADLAKGHPGAIERDNLLSKARFEFRWEDQFALSLDPETAKSFHDETLPQDRMKTAHFCSMCGPHFCSMNLTQELRKFAEEKGIEESKAVEIGMEEKSKEFLEQGAEIYSAP; translated from the coding sequence ATGGAACCCACTCAAGAATTTCAAGTCCCACTCAAAACGATCCGTCTTACCGACGGAACCGAATACAAATCGTATCATACGGAAGGAGCGCTTTCCGATAAATCCCCTTCCGATTACAAAAACGGAATCGCACCTCTTCGCAAGGAATGGATTCAAAAACGATTGGATCGGGGCGACACGAACCATTCTCAGATGTATTACGCGAAAAAAGGAATCATCACCGAAGAGATGCGTTATGTGGCCATTCGAGAGAATATGAATCCGCAGTTCGTTCGTTCCGAGATCGCGTCGGGTCGCGCCATTCTTCCCTCGAACCGAAACCATCCCGAACTCGAACCGATGATCATTGGAAAGAATTTTCTCGTAAAAATTAATGCGAACATCGGAAATTCGGCGCTCGGTTCTTCGATCGAAGAGGAAGTCGAAAAACTTCACTGGTCCGTCAAATGGGGAGCCGATACGGTGATGGATCTTTCCACGGGAAAAAACATTCACGAAACGAGAGAATGGATTTTGAGAAATTCTCCCGTGCCGATCGGAACCGTTCCGATTTATCAGGCTCTGGAAAAGGTGAAGGGCAAAGCGGAGAATTTGAACATTCAAGTTTTCTTGGAGACGCTCGAGGAACAAGCCGAACAAGGCGTGGATTATTTTACGATTCACGCGGGAGTTCTTCTGCGTTATATTCCTTTTACCGCAAACCGAGTGACGGGAATCGTTTCCAGAGGCGGATCGATCTTGGCGAAATGGTGCCTCGCGCATCATAAGGAGAATTTTTTATACACTCACTTCGACGAGATTTTGAAGGTTATGAAAAAATACGGAGTTTCATTCTCCCTCGGAGACGGTTTACGTCCGGGTTCCATCGCGGACGCAAACGATAAGGCTCAGTTCGGAGAATTGGAAACGTTGGGCGAGTTGACTTCTCGCGCTTGGGAAGAGGACATTCAAGTGATGATCGAAGGTCCGGGTCACGTTCCTATGCATCTCATTAAGGAGAATGTGGATCTTCAGATGAAACTCTGCAAGGAAGCTCCGTTTTACACGTTAGGCCCTCTTGTCACGGACATCGCTCCGGGTTACGATCATATCACTTCCGCGATCGGGGCAGCGATGATCGGTTGGTTCGGAACGGCGATGCTTTGTTACGTAACTCCCAAGGAACACCTCGGTCTTCCCGATAAAGAGGACGTGAAACAAGGAGTGATCGCGTATAAGATCGCGGCGCACGCTGCGGATCTTGCGAAAGGTCATCCGGGCGCGATCGAAAGAGACAATCTTTTGAGCAAGGCCCGTTTTGAATTTCGTTGGGAAGATCAGTTCGCGTTGTCTTTGGATCCGGAAACCGCGAAGTCCTTTCACGATGAAACGCTTCCTCAGGATCGTATGAAGACCGCGCACTTTTGTTCCATGTGTGGACCTCATTTTTGTTCGATGAATCTCACTCAGGAACTCCGAAAGTTCGCGGAAGAAAAAGGAATCGAAGAATCGAAGGCGGTCGAGATCGGAATGGAGGAAAAGTCCAAAGAATTTTTGGAACAAGGAGCGGAGATCTACAGCGCTCCTTGA
- a CDS encoding porin OmpL1: MVRNMSKVLLVLAVLLSSVASLSAKSYAVVGFGLQLDLGQLGGTITKDGLDAASYYGPVRSSNTCTVGADAGCIQDPSKAAGTGTYVGVAPRRAIPAENRLITLDRTTGGLVNARSTKGAMVGGNLMVGYESDFSKYFFWRVAAEYTQKISGGVTKADIAGYNIVDITWGFSSIVIPATVGIKINVTEDAAVYMGAGLNYFNGGWSLNGMNNIKSGYDMLTAAGLTSVANLLSDGTDPVVTREHTRFRASGIAPNFLIGTQARISDKGHVFLELETIMSAAYAVGKTQSVGGASNLSPYPAYPIVVGGQIYRFGYKHEL, translated from the coding sequence ATGGTTCGTAACATGAGTAAGGTGTTGCTTGTCCTAGCCGTACTGTTGTCATCGGTTGCAAGCTTAAGTGCAAAATCATACGCAGTTGTAGGATTCGGTCTTCAATTAGACTTGGGTCAATTAGGTGGAACGATCACAAAAGACGGTTTGGACGCTGCAAGTTATTACGGTCCCGTCCGTTCTTCCAATACTTGTACAGTAGGTGCGGATGCGGGTTGTATCCAAGATCCTTCTAAAGCGGCTGGAACTGGAACATACGTTGGTGTTGCTCCCAGAAGAGCGATCCCTGCTGAAAACAGACTGATCACTCTCGACAGAACAACCGGCGGTTTAGTAAACGCAAGATCCACCAAAGGAGCCATGGTCGGTGGTAACTTGATGGTTGGTTACGAGTCGGATTTTTCAAAGTATTTCTTCTGGAGAGTTGCGGCAGAATACACTCAAAAGATTTCCGGTGGGGTGACTAAGGCTGATATCGCAGGTTACAACATCGTAGACATCACTTGGGGATTCAGCTCCATCGTGATTCCTGCTACAGTAGGTATCAAAATCAACGTAACGGAAGACGCGGCGGTTTATATGGGAGCCGGTTTAAACTACTTCAACGGTGGTTGGTCTTTGAACGGAATGAACAACATCAAATCCGGTTACGATATGTTGACCGCGGCTGGTCTTACAAGCGTTGCAAACTTGTTGAGCGACGGAACGGATCCTGTGGTTACTCGTGAACACACAAGATTTAGAGCTTCCGGAATCGCTCCTAACTTCTTGATCGGAACTCAAGCAAGAATTAGCGATAAAGGTCACGTATTCTTAGAACTCGAAACGATCATGTCTGCGGCTTACGCTGTAGGTAAAACTCAGTCCGTAGGGGGAGCTTCTAACCTTTCTCCTTACCCTGCATATCCGATCGTTGTGGGTGGACAAATCTACAGATTTGGATACAAACACGAACTCTAA
- a CDS encoding porin OmpL1, translating into MIRNSSSFKTILLLSLFFLCKNVSAKSYFVAGLGLQFDLGNMGEVITKDGINSAQYYPVQSSNPCDSTKAGCNSNGTVSGVALRRLVVPENRLLTIERTTGGVFQVESAQGAMVGGNLMAGFEKDFGKYFFWRISANYTQKIAGGITKASFIGYRFIDANWNFQSIVIPATIGIKINITEDASIYMGAGLNYYTGGWGIRGRNDSKTINDTLDALVPSVPQLALVRDLLRDGPDPPSVRENTQFRISGFSPNWLIGTQARITEKGHVFLEVETVFASKMDSTTSQSLGTVLNLSPTPAYPIQVGGQVFRAGYKHEL; encoded by the coding sequence TTGATTCGGAATTCGTCTTCTTTCAAGACGATTCTTTTGTTATCCTTATTCTTCCTTTGTAAAAACGTCTCCGCAAAATCCTACTTCGTCGCCGGACTCGGACTTCAATTCGATTTGGGAAACATGGGAGAAGTCATCACAAAAGACGGAATCAATTCCGCGCAATACTACCCGGTTCAATCCTCCAATCCCTGCGACTCGACCAAGGCGGGATGCAATTCAAACGGAACGGTCAGCGGGGTCGCGCTTCGAAGACTGGTCGTTCCCGAAAACAGACTTCTTACGATCGAAAGAACCACGGGCGGAGTATTTCAAGTGGAAAGCGCCCAAGGCGCAATGGTCGGCGGCAATCTTATGGCCGGTTTCGAAAAGGATTTCGGTAAGTATTTCTTTTGGAGAATCTCCGCAAACTACACGCAAAAAATCGCGGGAGGAATCACGAAGGCGAGTTTTATCGGTTATCGTTTTATCGACGCGAACTGGAACTTTCAATCGATCGTAATTCCCGCGACGATCGGAATCAAAATCAATATCACCGAGGACGCTTCCATTTATATGGGAGCTGGTTTGAATTATTATACGGGCGGCTGGGGAATTCGGGGAAGAAACGATTCGAAGACGATCAACGACACGTTAGACGCTCTTGTTCCGAGCGTTCCTCAGTTGGCGTTGGTTCGCGATCTTTTACGGGACGGACCCGATCCACCTTCCGTTCGGGAAAACACTCAGTTTAGAATTTCCGGTTTTTCTCCAAACTGGTTGATCGGAACCCAGGCGAGAATCACGGAAAAGGGTCACGTGTTTTTGGAAGTGGAAACCGTATTCGCATCCAAGATGGATTCGACCACGAGTCAATCTTTGGGAACCGTTTTGAATCTTTCGCCTACTCCCGCTTATCCGATTCAAGTCGGCGGGCAGGTTTTCCGCGCGGGTTACAAACACGAACTTTAA
- a CDS encoding acyl-CoA dehydrogenase family protein, whose protein sequence is MDLLNPKKTEFKHLDEKSRNIMKQTIAFFEKKGKNKLKEDDRNQTWYGDFLEFQKQEKVFATLMTPAGYGESDSRWDTTRICDFNEIAGFYGLCYWYTWQVTMLGLGPIWNSKNEEVKHRTAKLLQEGEIFAFGLSEKEHGADLISSDMSLENKGNGDYIANGRKYYIGNSNKAAIVSTFGKMKDTGNYVFFAVNSGHKNYELVQNVVNSQSYVGEYALKEYPIQEKDILSKDREAWDASLSTIAVCKYNLGWASIGICTHSFYEALNHASKRKLFNRYVTDFSQIKQMFVDAYCRLFSMKLFAARAKDYMRSASATDRRYLLFNPMVKMKVTMQGEEVINLLWDVIAAKGFEKNMYFEMAAKDIRGLPKLEGTAHVNMALIIKFMNNYFFEPNSSLPTIPKVDDFKNDGFLFNQGTTSKGFEKITFHDYNKTYASVDLPNVKIFRKQIEVLKDFLKSTPPDSKQSKDLDFMLILGELFTLVAYGQLLIENAAIEKVEDDLLDQIFDFMVRDFSKYALQLYSKRSSTKEQIEKCLSMIYKPAENEELFNRICAKVYSYKDAYEMAP, encoded by the coding sequence ATGGATCTATTGAACCCCAAAAAAACGGAATTCAAACATCTGGATGAAAAATCCAGAAACATCATGAAGCAAACCATCGCCTTTTTCGAAAAAAAAGGAAAGAATAAACTGAAAGAGGACGATCGCAATCAGACTTGGTACGGAGATTTTCTCGAGTTTCAAAAACAGGAAAAGGTTTTCGCGACTCTGATGACTCCCGCGGGTTACGGCGAAAGCGATTCTCGATGGGACACGACTCGTATCTGCGACTTCAACGAGATCGCGGGTTTTTACGGTCTTTGTTATTGGTATACTTGGCAGGTTACCATGCTCGGACTCGGTCCGATCTGGAACAGTAAGAATGAAGAAGTCAAACATAGAACCGCAAAACTTCTTCAAGAGGGGGAAATCTTCGCGTTCGGTCTTTCCGAAAAAGAACACGGAGCCGATTTGATTTCCAGCGATATGTCTTTGGAGAACAAAGGCAACGGGGATTATATCGCCAACGGTAGAAAGTATTATATCGGAAATTCGAACAAAGCCGCGATCGTTTCCACGTTCGGTAAGATGAAAGACACCGGTAACTACGTTTTCTTCGCGGTCAACTCCGGTCATAAGAATTACGAACTCGTTCAAAACGTCGTGAATTCCCAAAGTTATGTGGGAGAATACGCGTTGAAGGAATATCCGATTCAGGAAAAGGACATTCTTTCCAAAGACAGAGAAGCTTGGGACGCTTCTTTGAGTACGATCGCCGTTTGTAAATACAACTTAGGTTGGGCTTCCATCGGAATCTGTACGCATTCTTTTTACGAGGCTCTCAATCACGCTTCCAAAAGAAAACTTTTCAATCGTTACGTGACCGACTTCTCTCAGATCAAACAGATGTTCGTCGACGCGTATTGCAGACTTTTTTCGATGAAACTTTTCGCCGCAAGAGCGAAGGATTATATGAGATCCGCGTCCGCGACCGACAGACGTTATCTTCTCTTCAATCCTATGGTTAAGATGAAGGTTACGATGCAGGGAGAAGAGGTCATCAATCTTCTTTGGGACGTGATCGCCGCGAAAGGTTTTGAAAAGAACATGTATTTCGAAATGGCGGCGAAAGACATCCGAGGTCTTCCTAAACTCGAAGGAACGGCTCACGTAAACATGGCCTTGATCATTAAGTTCATGAACAACTATTTCTTCGAACCGAATTCTTCCCTTCCTACGATTCCGAAGGTCGACGATTTTAAAAACGACGGTTTTCTTTTCAACCAGGGAACGACTTCGAAAGGTTTCGAAAAGATCACCTTTCACGATTACAACAAGACGTATGCGAGCGTGGATCTTCCGAACGTGAAGATTTTCAGAAAGCAGATCGAAGTTTTGAAGGACTTTTTGAAATCCACTCCGCCTGATTCGAAACAATCCAAGGATTTGGACTTTATGCTGATTCTCGGAGAATTGTTCACGTTAGTCGCTTATGGTCAGCTTTTGATCGAAAACGCGGCGATCGAAAAGGTGGAAGACGATCTTCTCGATCAGATTTTCGATTTTATGGTGAGGGATTTTTCCAAATATGCGCTTCAGCTTTATTCCAAAAGAAGCAGCACGAAAGAACAGATAGAAAAATGTCTTTCGATGATTTACAAACCTGCGGAGAACGAGGAGCTTTTCAACAGAATCTGCGCTAAGGTTTATTCTTACAAAGACGCGTACGAAATGGCTCCTTGA
- a CDS encoding alpha/beta fold hydrolase, producing MKNPLNFMACDLRTKWIGKVSILFLLATVFGIDTKSIGARPIDSPPPQDGPVLTYYIDGASSLLADDFNAPITKHIIRVNHYSSGATVNRKGILCIHGFGDNSSIFAPLAQRLIATGKATDVYAVDLPGHGGSYLSTYPIFGPPVYGELSVWEYTDVVQELLYQMTQKEFKNINTIVGHSIGGLVVQLLQDRLVNEMASSLRASYGIENTVLIASDIPNPLPWAGGDLPADNPYSAKKLVIDFKVTSTNILIGNYVDTPDAFFISSKYSVNGVPVSGAPSAANLPKVKNREPYAAAANIVGLDPTARTNNAVSRFTVRRNIWNGFNLKVAWLDKDPFFSQAESAGLADYLKTGLPLSVISDSEAVHGTPYSKPDLLLSLF from the coding sequence ATGAAGAATCCATTGAATTTCATGGCGTGCGATCTTCGCACAAAGTGGATCGGAAAAGTTTCGATTTTGTTTTTGCTTGCTACGGTTTTTGGAATCGATACGAAATCCATCGGGGCGAGACCGATCGATTCTCCACCGCCTCAAGACGGTCCGGTATTGACGTATTATATCGACGGCGCGTCTTCGTTGCTTGCGGACGATTTCAACGCTCCTATCACGAAACACATCATTCGTGTGAATCATTATTCTTCCGGAGCGACCGTAAACCGCAAAGGAATTCTTTGCATTCACGGCTTCGGTGACAACAGTTCCATCTTCGCACCCTTGGCCCAAAGATTGATCGCGACCGGAAAGGCGACCGACGTTTACGCAGTGGATCTTCCCGGACACGGCGGAAGTTATTTATCGACGTATCCGATTTTCGGACCGCCCGTTTACGGAGAATTGAGCGTATGGGAATACACGGATGTCGTGCAGGAATTGCTCTATCAGATGACTCAAAAAGAATTCAAAAATATTAATACGATTGTGGGACATAGCATCGGAGGACTTGTCGTTCAACTTTTGCAGGATCGTCTCGTAAATGAAATGGCGAGCAGTTTAAGAGCGAGTTACGGAATCGAAAATACCGTGTTGATCGCGAGCGATATTCCGAATCCTTTGCCTTGGGCGGGAGGAGATCTTCCCGCAGATAATCCGTATTCCGCCAAAAAACTCGTGATCGATTTTAAGGTGACGAGCACCAACATTTTGATCGGGAATTACGTGGATACTCCGGACGCTTTTTTTATATCGAGCAAGTATTCCGTCAACGGAGTGCCCGTTTCCGGCGCGCCTTCCGCCGCCAATCTTCCTAAGGTCAAAAATCGGGAACCTTATGCGGCGGCGGCCAATATCGTCGGTCTCGATCCGACGGCAAGAACGAACAACGCGGTCTCTCGATTTACGGTTCGCAGAAATATCTGGAACGGTTTCAATCTCAAAGTCGCTTGGTTGGATAAGGATCCGTTTTTTAGCCAGGCCGAAAGCGCGGGGCTTGCGGATTATCTCAAAACCGGTTTGCCTCTTTCCGTGATTTCGGATTCGGAAGCGGTTCACGGAACTCCGTATTCCAAACCGGATCTTTTGCTTTCTTTGTTTTAA
- a CDS encoding LIC10421/LIC12816 family protein, whose product MKSTRILTSLFLLAFFLVSNSNFAISEETEQKLMEKALIESAVTKEQKTAVANYLRAVSAQKAARAEELRELSKRSTGGKFLASKAQSDRYRKQAEALEREVERYQILLNEL is encoded by the coding sequence ATGAAATCAACACGCATCTTAACATCCCTATTCCTTTTGGCTTTTTTTCTTGTTTCGAATTCGAACTTTGCGATCTCCGAAGAAACGGAACAAAAACTGATGGAAAAAGCTTTGATCGAAAGCGCCGTCACCAAAGAACAAAAAACTGCGGTTGCCAACTATTTGCGCGCCGTTTCTGCTCAAAAAGCCGCGAGAGCGGAAGAATTGCGGGAACTCTCCAAACGTTCTACGGGCGGAAAGTTTTTGGCAAGCAAAGCTCAGTCGGATCGTTATCGCAAACAAGCGGAAGCCTTGGAAAGAGAAGTCGAAAGATATCAAATTCTTTTAAACGAACTTTGA
- a CDS encoding protein-L-isoaspartate O-methyltransferase family protein — MSSSSKICDPSLREEERRKMVDSQIFSRGIRNKEILSAMRSIPRECFTLASHSSQAYEDKPLPIGFHQTISQPFMVAWMSYLLDVHKGDRIFEIGTGSGYQSAVLIFLGAKLFSVEFFDSLFQSAVENLERWSPGCTTSNRFESGSAPQVLGPDLIFDKMISCAALPDLPSVGSSYFQSLVPGGIFVFPLGQEEQFLMVAKRTLNGWSFESKGGVKFVPLL, encoded by the coding sequence ATGTCCTCCTCTTCCAAAATCTGCGACCCGAGCCTTCGTGAAGAAGAAAGAAGGAAGATGGTCGATTCGCAAATCTTCTCGCGCGGGATTCGAAACAAGGAAATTCTTTCCGCGATGCGTTCGATTCCAAGAGAATGTTTTACGCTCGCTTCTCATTCTTCTCAGGCTTACGAAGATAAACCTTTGCCGATCGGTTTTCATCAGACGATTTCACAACCGTTTATGGTCGCTTGGATGTCGTATCTTCTCGATGTGCACAAAGGCGATCGGATTTTTGAAATCGGAACCGGCTCCGGTTATCAAAGCGCAGTTTTGATTTTTTTAGGCGCGAAACTTTTTTCGGTCGAGTTCTTTGATTCTTTGTTTCAATCCGCGGTCGAGAATTTGGAACGCTGGAGTCCGGGTTGTACGACTTCGAATCGTTTTGAAAGCGGAAGCGCTCCTCAGGTTCTCGGTCCCGATCTGATTTTTGATAAGATGATTTCTTGCGCGGCTCTTCCCGATCTTCCGAGTGTGGGGAGTTCCTACTTTCAGTCCCTGGTTCCCGGCGGAATTTTTGTTTTTCCTTTGGGTCAAGAAGAACAGTTTTTGATGGTTGCTAAAAGAACGTTGAACGGTTGGTCCTTTGAGTCGAAGGGCGGAGTGAAGTTCGTTCCTTTGTTGTAG
- a CDS encoding ATP-binding protein: MNEEEAKSIILIRGLPGAGKSTLAKILSENGKYPVLSVDDYFTDSSTGQYRFDYSKNHLAYKHCEERARKAAENGTSKIFLDNTFTLSWEMEPYFQIASDFGYTIFVLTVENRHNGKNIHSIDDESLKKMASKYKIRLLPEELSS; this comes from the coding sequence ATGAACGAAGAAGAAGCCAAGTCCATCATTCTGATCCGAGGACTTCCCGGAGCGGGAAAAAGCACGCTCGCAAAAATCTTATCCGAAAACGGGAAATACCCCGTTTTGAGCGTGGACGATTATTTTACGGATTCTTCCACGGGACAATATCGATTCGATTATAGTAAGAATCATCTCGCATACAAACACTGCGAAGAACGCGCTCGCAAAGCGGCGGAGAATGGAACCTCGAAAATTTTCTTGGACAACACGTTCACGCTTTCCTGGGAAATGGAACCATACTTTCAAATCGCATCCGACTTCGGTTATACGATTTTTGTTTTAACCGTGGAAAACCGTCACAATGGAAAGAACATTCATTCCATAGACGACGAATCCCTAAAAAAGATGGCTTCCAAGTATAAGATCCGACTTTTACCGGAAGAACTTTCTTCTTAA
- a CDS encoding DUF1577 domain-containing protein, translated as MDSMYTNKTKVRDLDVIQSPEQRKHIIEKHLLKQSLIIKGDMEKETVVIQKYIDEGEKILVELSGEKGLPENGEIVLYRILAKYVQLECGFLKTIHPKLVELSVNKISIAKSNRAFPRYAVAEDSAHVTNINSSKTVIDASLFNIPTLVKVSFEDYKTKLKTDQLGLIEIDVFKSDQDEKFELVKRTKKFIHIENTSLQESYKSKNENQIDIEDQIHEEIPSMMRKYKDEKIVSEIIYPIVYINHSRQSIPLGYIWVKNKEKTLGADTIEKLSELSKEMVARIKESNTVLTTEKFPIMDISNNGISIKITEPHLIQTLPKHTGFVFDIYIRMQGYFKVFGAIRWVSYDEIGNLLLGLELVGKSSFPGEREKFHKNVELLGQGKFTGLKTHAI; from the coding sequence ATGGATTCCATGTACACGAATAAAACGAAAGTCAGAGATTTAGACGTTATCCAATCGCCGGAGCAAAGAAAGCATATTATAGAAAAACATTTATTGAAGCAGAGCTTAATTATAAAAGGCGACATGGAGAAAGAAACGGTCGTCATTCAAAAATACATAGACGAGGGCGAAAAAATTTTAGTCGAGTTGTCGGGAGAAAAGGGACTTCCGGAAAACGGAGAAATCGTTCTCTATCGAATTCTCGCAAAGTATGTTCAACTGGAATGCGGTTTTTTAAAAACGATTCATCCCAAACTCGTAGAACTCAGCGTAAACAAAATCTCGATCGCAAAATCCAATCGCGCGTTTCCAAGATACGCGGTCGCGGAGGACTCGGCCCATGTCACCAATATCAATTCTTCCAAGACGGTGATCGACGCGTCCTTGTTTAACATTCCCACCTTGGTCAAGGTTAGTTTCGAGGATTACAAAACGAAATTAAAAACGGATCAACTCGGTTTGATCGAGATCGACGTTTTCAAATCGGACCAAGACGAAAAGTTCGAGCTTGTGAAAAGAACCAAAAAGTTCATTCATATCGAAAACACTTCTTTGCAAGAATCCTACAAATCCAAAAACGAAAATCAAATCGACATAGAGGATCAGATTCACGAAGAGATTCCTTCCATGATGCGAAAATACAAGGACGAGAAAATCGTTTCCGAGATCATCTATCCGATCGTTTACATCAATCATTCCAGACAATCCATTCCTCTCGGTTATATCTGGGTTAAGAATAAGGAAAAAACTCTCGGCGCGGATACGATCGAAAAACTTTCCGAACTTTCAAAAGAAATGGTGGCGAGAATCAAGGAATCGAACACGGTTTTGACTACCGAAAAATTTCCGATCATGGATATATCCAACAACGGGATCTCCATCAAGATCACGGAACCCCATCTCATTCAAACCCTTCCGAAACATACGGGTTTCGTTTTCGATATCTATATCCGTATGCAAGGATACTTTAAGGTTTTCGGCGCGATTCGTTGGGTTTCTTACGATGAAATCGGGAATCTTCTTCTCGGCTTGGAGTTGGTGGGCAAATCCTCCTTTCCGGGCGAAAGGGAAAAGTTCCATAAAAACGTGGAACTTTTGGGCCAGGGGAAATTTACGGGTTTAAAAACGCACGCGATCTGA